A portion of the Candidatus Polarisedimenticolia bacterium genome contains these proteins:
- a CDS encoding sulfurtransferase TusA family protein has protein sequence MPQPVRMSSDSGKPADPQPGAPAEAIFPEPDVRLDTVGLYCPVPIIKTQARIRSMQPGEVLEIASDDRVILLDMPAWCRSTGHEYLGGRETVDEILLLYVRKVERSSGGPGAGARSGGRR, from the coding sequence ATGCCGCAGCCCGTCAGAATGAGCAGCGATTCCGGAAAGCCCGCCGACCCGCAGCCCGGGGCGCCGGCAGAAGCGATTTTCCCGGAGCCCGACGTGCGGCTCGATACCGTGGGGCTGTATTGCCCCGTGCCGATCATCAAGACCCAGGCGCGGATTCGCTCGATGCAGCCGGGAGAGGTCCTCGAGATTGCTTCCGATGACCGGGTGATCCTGCTGGACATGCCGGCCTGGTGCCGCTCCACCGGTCACGAATACCTGGGGGGGCGCGAGACGGTGGACGAAATTCTCCTGCTGTACGTGAGAAAGGTGGAGCGCTCCTCGGGAGGGCCAGGCGCCGGAGCAAGATCCGGAGGAAGACGATGA
- a CDS encoding ATP-binding protein, whose translation MSKTARAVSPVALAALILALALLEWDLLSGFLRLAAWQCVLLMGLAILLQLSWRSSRRAPQPTLRLLGVATILVFLLAAFALTHHLQARRTVSSWEEQRSTRLELRAQRIRRDFAQLLGDLSAPAAHLARVPAGDRRALFQVLEAAATRPRPEGDRFGWTLWSKEGPIAWGGRTALGAAPAGRGGTSIFVQGASQILASSTPVGSDTFLLGEYLLQSPLEEEPRLPLHRPAVRGGSVSLRIAAPVRPSEESDLASSRLGRARHGALPASVNLFVPLQDASGRTLVVVSLGDQQLDEVLLQDRRNHRIAGVLLNAAGLLLLALLCFARREEGSTTWMLSGAGFLVAARAALLPLSYGISGSSLFDPRLFGSMLAEPLFRSAGDFFLTSVVWLLLVTELTRSRWDPEIPARPLRIAAGVLLLVPSGYFLGRLATETPWHARFDVTRVELLPINAPRLLVQAGLLMLFGGWLLLALSWGSEIRRAVSPRISMNPVRLPTAARAIAFVTLTVFLFLPLLLRSSIRQRESFFLDTLLPEVENQASIREQILKEAIDRLDESPRARRILASAGGAGGEGTAYRLWSLTRLKEEGLSSSLRLFAPDGTPMGRFGLNLPAEAKVQELPSRGPDHPKRLVLRVGGLKRRVLEAETLLKAPGVAPHRVQIYLVDEAENLSVLRAGNPYARVFQVSQTRETNPELIGSEPLLASLDESGRIKECNLENAPVFPPGFLERLPAGRPRWTKARIGEEDFRVIAKRSSGKVLAMGFLLPSALRLTGSFTRMILIGLLLGLVFAAVLGMLGGMTLPRLRPRGGLFRRLLAVFLAASFLPLFALAFFMQRFAAREFEENLLSQGISSLGAAGRIVEDYLSADTQEEAAPPIEDGVAYWISRVVHEDISLYRGEVLSASSTRELFASGLLPTRLEAPLYRRLLLEGQPYALGRLRIGKLNTLVIAAPLSLGNPAAGVLSLPLSGKETEIRHKRADVEEAILIVTVLMLLLSTLLSDILARRVARPISALAAATERIESGDYDAEVRLRTRDEPAMLIDSFNRMAASLRRQREDLRRRSDYIRKILLHATTGVVSTDAQERIVTVNPAARLLLGLPSTPTPGSDLFETLSSDAALASLRDALAGSPADREARWQIELRWEDRPATLRVASLPFRESPAAPPGRILLLEDLTETVRSSRLQAWAEMARTIAHEIKNPLTPIQLSADHLRKVYSASAPDFGDILEECLDTIQKQVLALRRIAADFSDYARIPDPKPQRIAPAQLLEEVLAPYRATPPAGTMLELRVDTGTPDLWADPVLTRRALSNLVQNALEAMPEGGTLSILAGIAPDGAGLPSRRVRIRVKDTGPGIDPAARARLFEPYFSTKASGSGLGLSIVRKSTEEQGGRVQVHSAPGQGTEVLLDLPAWSPVPQSGADSAPEGAIR comes from the coding sequence TTGAGCAAGACCGCACGAGCCGTCTCCCCCGTCGCGCTCGCGGCCCTCATTCTGGCCCTGGCGCTGCTCGAATGGGACCTCCTGTCCGGGTTCCTGCGCCTGGCGGCCTGGCAATGTGTCCTTTTGATGGGCCTGGCGATCCTGCTGCAGCTCTCCTGGCGATCGTCACGGCGGGCGCCACAACCCACCCTCCGCCTGCTCGGTGTCGCAACCATCCTCGTTTTCCTTCTCGCGGCTTTCGCCCTGACCCACCACCTCCAGGCACGCCGAACCGTGTCCTCGTGGGAGGAGCAGCGCAGCACGCGGCTGGAGCTGAGGGCACAGCGGATCCGCCGGGATTTCGCCCAGCTGCTGGGCGACCTGTCGGCGCCGGCTGCCCACCTGGCACGCGTGCCTGCGGGCGACCGGCGCGCCTTGTTCCAGGTCCTGGAAGCAGCCGCCACCCGCCCTCGGCCCGAAGGGGATCGGTTCGGCTGGACCCTTTGGAGCAAGGAAGGGCCCATCGCCTGGGGCGGGCGCACGGCGCTGGGCGCCGCGCCCGCCGGTCGGGGCGGCACGAGCATTTTCGTGCAGGGAGCCTCGCAGATCCTGGCCTCCTCGACTCCCGTGGGGAGCGACACATTTCTGCTGGGCGAGTACCTCTTGCAGTCCCCGCTCGAGGAGGAGCCGCGTCTTCCCCTGCACCGACCCGCAGTCCGGGGCGGCAGCGTGAGCCTGCGAATCGCGGCCCCCGTCCGACCGAGCGAGGAATCGGACCTTGCTTCTTCGCGTCTGGGCCGGGCGCGTCACGGCGCGCTCCCCGCCTCCGTTAATCTCTTCGTGCCGCTGCAGGATGCCAGCGGCCGAACGCTGGTCGTGGTCTCCCTGGGCGACCAGCAGCTCGACGAGGTGCTCCTCCAGGATCGCCGGAACCATCGGATTGCCGGAGTGCTCTTGAACGCCGCCGGGCTGCTGCTCCTGGCGCTGCTCTGCTTTGCCCGACGGGAAGAAGGAAGCACGACATGGATGCTCTCCGGTGCCGGATTCCTGGTGGCCGCGCGCGCCGCGCTGCTTCCTTTGAGCTACGGCATTTCCGGCTCTTCGCTGTTCGACCCGCGTCTGTTCGGATCGATGCTCGCCGAGCCGCTGTTCCGCTCGGCCGGCGATTTCTTCCTGACCTCCGTGGTCTGGCTCCTGCTGGTGACCGAGCTGACACGGAGCCGCTGGGATCCTGAAATTCCGGCGCGCCCGCTGCGCATCGCAGCCGGCGTACTGCTGCTCGTGCCGTCGGGCTACTTCCTGGGACGCCTCGCCACGGAGACCCCCTGGCACGCGCGCTTCGATGTGACGCGGGTGGAGCTCCTTCCGATCAACGCCCCGCGGCTCCTCGTGCAGGCCGGCTTGCTGATGCTGTTCGGCGGCTGGCTGCTGCTGGCGCTGAGCTGGGGAAGCGAGATCCGGCGCGCCGTATCCCCGCGCATCTCCATGAATCCGGTCCGCCTTCCCACGGCCGCCCGCGCCATCGCCTTCGTCACTCTCACCGTCTTCCTTTTTCTTCCGCTCCTGCTGCGCAGCTCGATCCGCCAGCGCGAGTCGTTCTTTCTCGACACCCTGCTTCCCGAGGTGGAGAACCAGGCCTCGATCCGCGAGCAGATCCTGAAAGAGGCGATCGACCGCCTCGACGAGTCGCCGCGCGCCCGGCGCATCCTGGCCTCGGCCGGCGGAGCAGGCGGTGAGGGAACCGCGTATCGTCTCTGGTCCCTCACCCGTCTGAAGGAGGAGGGCCTCAGCTCCTCCCTCAGGCTGTTCGCCCCGGACGGCACGCCGATGGGACGCTTTGGATTGAACCTTCCGGCCGAGGCGAAGGTGCAGGAGCTCCCCTCCCGGGGCCCGGACCATCCGAAGCGGCTGGTGCTGCGCGTCGGGGGGCTGAAGCGGCGCGTCCTGGAAGCCGAGACGCTGCTGAAAGCCCCCGGGGTCGCGCCCCACCGCGTCCAGATCTACCTGGTCGACGAAGCGGAGAATCTTTCGGTGCTGCGCGCAGGCAACCCCTACGCGCGCGTCTTCCAGGTCTCGCAGACGCGCGAGACCAACCCGGAGCTGATCGGATCGGAGCCCCTGCTCGCCTCGCTCGACGAGTCCGGCAGGATAAAGGAGTGCAATCTCGAGAATGCGCCGGTCTTTCCGCCCGGTTTCCTGGAGCGCCTGCCGGCGGGACGGCCGCGCTGGACCAAAGCCCGCATCGGCGAGGAGGATTTCCGCGTTATCGCCAAGCGCTCCTCCGGGAAAGTGCTCGCCATGGGCTTTCTCCTCCCCTCGGCGCTGCGGCTCACCGGAAGCTTCACCCGCATGATTCTCATAGGGCTGCTCCTGGGCCTCGTGTTTGCCGCGGTGCTGGGAATGCTGGGAGGGATGACGCTGCCGCGGTTGCGGCCGCGCGGCGGATTGTTCCGCCGGCTGCTGGCGGTGTTTCTCGCCGCTTCTTTTCTGCCGCTGTTCGCCCTGGCCTTCTTCATGCAGCGCTTCGCGGCGCGGGAATTCGAGGAGAACCTCCTGTCCCAGGGAATCAGCTCGCTGGGGGCGGCGGGGCGCATCGTCGAGGACTACCTTTCGGCGGACACGCAGGAAGAGGCCGCCCCGCCCATCGAGGACGGCGTGGCTTACTGGATCTCCCGGGTGGTGCACGAGGACATCAGCCTCTACCGGGGGGAGGTGCTTTCCGCTTCCAGCACCCGCGAGCTGTTCGCCTCGGGCCTGCTCCCTACCCGCCTGGAAGCGCCCCTCTACCGGCGGCTGCTCCTGGAGGGTCAGCCCTATGCCCTGGGGCGACTGCGGATCGGCAAGCTCAACACGCTGGTGATCGCCGCGCCGCTGTCGCTCGGGAACCCGGCTGCGGGCGTGCTGTCGCTGCCGCTGTCGGGCAAGGAGACGGAGATCCGGCACAAGCGGGCGGACGTCGAGGAGGCGATCCTGATCGTGACCGTGCTGATGCTCCTGCTATCCACGCTGTTGTCGGACATCCTGGCGCGCCGCGTGGCTCGCCCCATCTCCGCGCTCGCCGCGGCCACCGAGCGCATCGAGTCGGGAGACTACGACGCGGAGGTCCGCCTGCGCACGCGCGACGAGCCGGCCATGCTCATCGACTCGTTCAACCGGATGGCCGCCTCCCTGCGCCGACAGCGCGAGGACCTTCGGCGCCGAAGCGACTACATCCGCAAGATCCTGCTGCACGCCACGACCGGCGTGGTCTCCACCGACGCGCAGGAGCGCATCGTGACGGTCAACCCGGCGGCGCGCCTGCTGCTGGGGCTGCCCTCCACGCCCACCCCGGGCTCGGATCTGTTCGAGACCCTCTCCTCCGATGCGGCGCTCGCCTCCCTGCGCGACGCCCTCGCCGGCTCCCCTGCCGATCGCGAGGCCCGCTGGCAGATCGAGCTGCGCTGGGAGGACCGGCCGGCGACCCTGCGGGTGGCCTCGCTCCCCTTCCGCGAGAGCCCGGCCGCGCCTCCGGGAAGGATCTTGCTTCTCGAGGACCTCACCGAGACGGTGCGCTCCAGCCGACTGCAGGCCTGGGCGGAGATGGCCCGCACCATCGCCCACGAGATCAAGAACCCGCTGACCCCCATCCAGCTCTCCGCCGATCACCTGCGCAAGGTCTATTCGGCCTCGGCGCCCGATTTCGGCGACATCCTCGAGGAATGTCTCGACACGATTCAGAAGCAGGTGCTGGCGCTGCGGCGCATCGCGGCCGATTTCTCCGACTATGCGCGGATTCCGGACCCGAAGCCGCAGCGCATCGCCCCGGCGCAGCTTCTCGAGGAAGTGCTGGCCCCTTACCGGGCCACCCCGCCTGCGGGGACCATGCTCGAGCTGCGCGTCGATACCGGTACTCCCGACCTCTGGGCCGACCCGGTCCTCACCCGCCGCGCCCTCTCCAACCTGGTCCAGAACGCGCTGGAGGCGATGCCCGAAGGAGGCACCCTCAGCATCCTGGCCGGCATCGCGCCAGATGGCGCCGGGCTCCCCTCGCGGCGGGTGCGCATCCGGGTGAAGGACACCGGCCCGGGGATCGACCCCGCAGCCCGTGCCCGCCTTTTCGAGCCCTACTTCTCGACCAAAGCGTCCGGCTCGGGGCTGGGCCTGTCGATCGTCCGGAAATCGACCGAAGAGCAGGGGGGTCGGGTCCAGGTCCACTCCGCGCCGGGCCAAGGGACGGAAGTGCTCCTGGATCTCCCCGCCTGGAGCCCGGTGCCGCAAAGCGGCGCCGATTCCGCTCCCGAAGGCGCGATCCGGTAA
- a CDS encoding thiamine biosynthesis protein, with translation MTSRVAGETIRALGLISGGLDSTLAARVLIEQGIEVHGVNYATGFCTNDQRRAVGRPNESAHRLRNEALRAGGDLGIEVEIEPVEREYFGIVVNPKFGHGAHMNPCIDCRIFMLNKAKARMDSLGAHFIFTGEVLGQRPMSQHLAALQTIEKEAGLEGLLLRPLSARHLPETIPEKRGWVDRARLLSISGRSRRGQLALAETFQIAEFPQPSGGCCSLTDDTFSRRLKDALDHQVPFEPGTEDPVLLKVGRHFRVSHGVKVVVGRDEAENGFLAKHRAGRWWFEVPDAGSPLVLAQGEPDTALRELIAGIAARFSSRRREAEVTVTARREERCEQLRVSPLPESLLEAYRI, from the coding sequence ATGACGAGCAGGGTGGCGGGAGAGACGATTCGGGCCCTGGGGCTGATTTCCGGCGGGCTCGATTCGACGCTGGCGGCCCGGGTCCTGATCGAGCAGGGGATCGAGGTCCACGGCGTGAATTACGCCACCGGCTTCTGCACCAATGATCAACGGCGTGCGGTGGGGCGTCCCAACGAGTCGGCCCACCGGCTGCGCAACGAGGCGCTGCGCGCCGGCGGCGATCTCGGGATCGAGGTCGAAATCGAGCCGGTGGAGCGCGAATACTTTGGCATCGTGGTCAATCCCAAGTTCGGCCACGGCGCGCACATGAACCCCTGTATCGACTGCCGCATCTTCATGCTCAACAAGGCGAAGGCGCGCATGGATTCGCTGGGAGCGCATTTCATCTTCACCGGCGAGGTCCTGGGACAGCGCCCCATGTCGCAACACCTGGCGGCGCTGCAGACGATCGAGAAGGAGGCAGGCCTCGAAGGGCTGCTCCTGCGGCCTCTGTCGGCGCGCCATCTGCCCGAGACGATTCCGGAAAAGCGCGGCTGGGTGGACCGAGCACGACTGCTTTCGATCTCGGGACGCTCGCGGCGCGGGCAGCTGGCGCTCGCGGAGACCTTCCAGATTGCCGAATTTCCGCAGCCTTCGGGTGGCTGCTGCTCGCTGACCGACGACACCTTCTCGCGCCGTCTGAAGGACGCCCTGGACCATCAGGTGCCCTTCGAGCCGGGGACCGAAGATCCGGTTCTGCTCAAGGTAGGTAGACATTTTCGAGTGTCGCACGGCGTCAAGGTGGTGGTGGGCAGAGACGAGGCGGAGAACGGCTTTCTGGCGAAGCACCGGGCCGGTCGCTGGTGGTTCGAGGTCCCCGATGCAGGCAGCCCTCTGGTACTGGCCCAGGGAGAGCCCGACACGGCGCTGCGCGAGCTGATCGCGGGAATTGCGGCGCGCTTCTCATCGCGCCGCCGCGAGGCGGAGGTGACGGTGACGGCGCGCCGGGAGGAGCGCTGCGAGCAGCTGCGCGTGTCGCCGCTTCCCGAGAGCCTGCTGGAAGCCTACCGGATCTGA
- a CDS encoding M28 family peptidase, with the protein MKVRVRLLASLLASLLAGACSGVGSTDPAARSRLMQDMQALAGRIGPRPAGSPAEARARGYILDAMRSAGLQASEQPLGELELWESTDLMLDSANVIGVLPGSVAGSIVLGAHHDSRSLSCPGAADDASGVAVMLEAARRWAKKERRHTLVFASFTGEETFGLPGSAGFLRHWDGEKPIAAVTLDFVSTGKVFVAPFPRPPELWANRLLARAEAQVHTGRATFDPWLVAVPRILDIPYFADHVSFLEAGIPALNLSCQFPAWTYHTREDTPERVEGETLVAAADLVTEMIGILDRGEADLKSTDKGYAPVPALGSAFFLPLLGLRALEAAVLLAGLAVATVRRREILRVDAWGETLRALFMAIPFTLLGISGGLAVESLLGWIAGVSHPSSAHPLAHVGGALAASAFTFWLAAVLFRFVRPATRSGPYLAAGWLVLASEAAALSGLHRHEIAFPLWAGAAGMLLASLSGSVIRQVAWACLGALASISYLSPVTYRMFLELSGSTVPPAALWVGALALLLPWFLFFQGIACHPEVLLGGRPGRLLSAPVGLILALLAAGSAAANGLVPTYDSRHRVLVQVGEEIDLTRREVTAHLASLEPLAALRLEGWDSQALSDGTRQTLDIPWDRIDPPAVTLETENGETESIVRLRGLLPDNPRFVSLRLASSASFQVFRGGSWGTFRNYRKATPSMERGLQLEVPVRKETGAPVHVEAEILLDEDILGLRPRAATRAFRFWSRLKLTARIP; encoded by the coding sequence ATGAAAGTCCGAGTTCGTCTCCTGGCAAGCCTGCTCGCGAGCCTGCTGGCGGGCGCCTGCTCGGGAGTCGGATCCACGGATCCCGCTGCGCGCTCGAGGCTCATGCAGGACATGCAGGCCCTTGCGGGGCGTATCGGCCCACGTCCCGCCGGCAGTCCCGCCGAAGCGCGTGCCCGCGGCTACATTCTCGATGCGATGCGGTCCGCCGGATTGCAGGCGAGCGAGCAGCCGCTGGGGGAGCTGGAGCTTTGGGAGTCGACCGACCTGATGCTCGACTCGGCCAATGTCATCGGCGTGCTCCCGGGAAGCGTCGCCGGGAGCATCGTTCTCGGTGCGCACCATGACAGCCGCAGTCTTTCCTGCCCGGGCGCCGCCGACGACGCCTCGGGGGTGGCGGTCATGCTGGAAGCGGCGCGCCGCTGGGCCAAGAAGGAGCGGCGCCACACGCTGGTGTTCGCCTCTTTCACCGGAGAGGAGACTTTCGGGTTGCCGGGATCCGCCGGCTTCTTGAGACACTGGGACGGAGAGAAGCCCATCGCCGCGGTGACGCTGGATTTCGTCTCCACCGGAAAGGTCTTCGTGGCCCCTTTTCCGCGACCGCCGGAGCTGTGGGCGAACCGCCTGCTGGCGCGCGCCGAAGCGCAGGTCCACACCGGCAGGGCGACCTTCGATCCCTGGCTCGTCGCCGTGCCTCGCATCCTCGATATTCCCTACTTCGCCGATCATGTCTCGTTCCTGGAAGCCGGCATCCCGGCCCTGAACCTGAGCTGCCAGTTTCCCGCCTGGACCTATCACACCCGCGAGGATACGCCCGAGCGCGTGGAGGGGGAGACGCTGGTGGCGGCAGCCGACCTGGTCACCGAGATGATCGGGATTCTCGACCGCGGTGAAGCCGACCTGAAGAGCACCGACAAAGGCTATGCTCCGGTGCCGGCTCTGGGCTCCGCTTTCTTCCTGCCGCTGCTAGGTCTGCGTGCCCTGGAAGCGGCGGTGCTGCTGGCGGGGCTGGCGGTCGCGACGGTGAGGCGCCGCGAGATTCTCCGGGTGGATGCCTGGGGAGAGACCCTGCGCGCCCTGTTCATGGCCATTCCCTTCACCCTTCTCGGGATCTCGGGGGGTCTCGCCGTGGAGAGCCTGCTTGGCTGGATTGCCGGGGTGAGCCATCCTTCTTCGGCCCATCCGTTGGCCCACGTGGGGGGAGCGCTGGCAGCTTCCGCCTTCACATTCTGGCTTGCGGCGGTACTCTTCCGCTTCGTGCGTCCCGCCACCCGGTCCGGTCCCTACCTGGCCGCCGGATGGCTCGTCCTGGCGTCCGAAGCGGCAGCCCTGTCGGGTCTTCACCGGCACGAAATCGCCTTTCCCTTGTGGGCCGGCGCCGCAGGTATGCTGCTGGCGTCGCTCTCCGGAAGCGTCATCCGCCAGGTGGCCTGGGCCTGCCTGGGAGCCCTGGCGTCGATTTCCTACCTTTCGCCGGTGACCTATCGGATGTTCCTCGAGCTTTCCGGTTCGACGGTGCCACCGGCGGCCTTATGGGTCGGGGCTCTCGCGCTGCTGCTTCCCTGGTTCCTTTTCTTCCAGGGGATTGCCTGCCATCCGGAGGTTCTCCTTGGCGGACGGCCCGGTCGGCTGCTGTCGGCGCCGGTGGGATTGATCCTGGCACTTCTCGCCGCCGGTTCGGCGGCGGCGAACGGACTGGTTCCGACCTACGACTCCCGTCACCGCGTCCTGGTGCAGGTGGGCGAAGAGATCGATCTGACGAGGCGGGAGGTCACGGCCCATCTCGCGTCGCTCGAGCCCCTTGCCGCCTTGCGTCTGGAAGGATGGGATTCCCAGGCTCTGTCCGACGGCACGCGGCAGACCCTCGACATCCCATGGGACCGAATCGATCCTCCCGCGGTCACCCTCGAGACCGAGAACGGCGAAACGGAGAGCATCGTGCGCCTGCGCGGCCTCCTCCCGGACAACCCGCGGTTCGTGTCGCTTCGGCTGGCCTCGTCGGCATCCTTCCAGGTTTTTCGCGGCGGGAGCTGGGGGACCTTCCGCAATTACCGCAAGGCCACGCCCTCCATGGAACGGGGGCTGCAGCTCGAGGTCCCTGTCCGCAAGGAAACCGGGGCGCCAGTGCACGTGGAAGCGGAAATCCTTCTGGATGAGGATATCCTCGGACTGCGACCCCGCGCGGCGACACGCGCCTTTCGCTTCTGGTCGCGCCTGAAGCTCACGGCACGGATTCCCTAG